In Schistocerca cancellata isolate TAMUIC-IGC-003103 chromosome 7, iqSchCanc2.1, whole genome shotgun sequence, a genomic segment contains:
- the LOC126092132 gene encoding iron-sulfur protein NUBPL isoform X3, which produces MNVRTDFLAVSVPVPPLLTVVTMRRSAALKSVRVLLSAQTRDLYFRKQYSSLHDARQRELMAKGLPKRKAIPGVKQILVVASGKGGVGKSTVAVNIAVGMKCVEPQKEVALLDADVHGPSVPLMMNLHERPLLTEDGYFIPLMNHGVKCMSSGFLADEKSPFVWRGPMVMSAIQRLLRGVAWGSVDYLIIDTPPGTGDAHLSLIQNVPVSGVVLVTTPQTAAVQVTERGAQLFKKLEVPICGIVENMASVVCTNCHSHVPLWGRNNKAAEVASDLGTELLCSVPLSPSIAECTDFGAPIVISHPDSEQGSTFIMLAKKISAFLSTSEHIQE; this is translated from the exons ATGAATGTGAG AACAGACTTTCTGGCAGTTTCAGTTCCTGTGCCTCCGTTGCTTACAGTTGTTACAATGAGAAGAAGTGCAGCTTTGAAATCTGTGAGAGTATTATTGTCTGCACAGACAAGAGATCTATATTTTAGGAAACAGTACTCTTCCTTACACGATGCAAGACAGAGAGAATTAATGGCAAAAGGACTTCCCAAAAGAAAGGCAATACCAGGTGTGAAGCAAATTCTTGTTGTAGCTTCAGGCAAGGGTGGTGTCGGCAAGTCTACAGTTGCTGTTAACATTGCTGTTGGGATGAAATGTGTGGAACCACAGAAGGAGGTTGCCTTGCTGGATGCTGACGTACATGGACCTTCAGTGCCTTTGATGATGAACTTGCATGAACGACCACTATTGACAGAAGATGGTTATTTCATACCTCTCATGAACCATGGTGTCAAATGTATGTCATCTGGTTTCTTGGCAGATGAAAAGTCACCTTTTGTGTGGCGGGGCCCGATGGTTATGAGTGCCATACAGCGTTTGCTTCGTGGTGTTGCGTGGGGTTCGGTAGATTATCTTATTATCGATACACCACCTGGCACTGGTGATGCACATCTATCACTGATTCAGAATGTACCGGTTTCTGGTGTTGTCTTGGTGACTACACCTCAGACTGCTGCTGTGCAG GTGACAGAGAGGGGTGCTCAGTTGTTTAAGAAACTTGAAGTGCCAATATGTGGTATTGTTGAGAATATGGCATCAGTTGTTTGTACAAATTGTCACTCCCATGTTCCACTCTGGGGTAGAAATAACAAAGCTGCAGAAGTGGCAAGTGATCTTGGAACTGAATTGCTTTGCAGTGTGCCCTTGTCACCTTCGATAGCAGAATGTACAGACTTTGGTGCACCCATTGTCATTAGTCACCCTGACAGTGAACAAGGTTCTACTTTCATTATGTTGGCCAAGAAGATCTCAGCTTTCctcagtacatctgaacatatacaaGAATAA
- the LOC126092132 gene encoding iron-sulfur protein NUBPL isoform X2, whose product MQLLSIRLNSVTLRISQFSGYINVSITGLYFLAVSVPVPPLLTVVTMRRSAALKSVRVLLSAQTRDLYFRKQYSSLHDARQRELMAKGLPKRKAIPGVKQILVVASGKGGVGKSTVAVNIAVGMKCVEPQKEVALLDADVHGPSVPLMMNLHERPLLTEDGYFIPLMNHGVKCMSSGFLADEKSPFVWRGPMVMSAIQRLLRGVAWGSVDYLIIDTPPGTGDAHLSLIQNVPVSGVVLVTTPQTAAVQVTERGAQLFKKLEVPICGIVENMASVVCTNCHSHVPLWGRNNKAAEVASDLGTELLCSVPLSPSIAECTDFGAPIVISHPDSEQGSTFIMLAKKISAFLSTSEHIQE is encoded by the exons ATGCAGCTGTTGAGTATTCGCTTGAACTCTGTAACACTGAGGATTTCGCAGTTTTCCGGTTATATAAACGTGTCCATTACTGGCTTGT ACTTTCTGGCAGTTTCAGTTCCTGTGCCTCCGTTGCTTACAGTTGTTACAATGAGAAGAAGTGCAGCTTTGAAATCTGTGAGAGTATTATTGTCTGCACAGACAAGAGATCTATATTTTAGGAAACAGTACTCTTCCTTACACGATGCAAGACAGAGAGAATTAATGGCAAAAGGACTTCCCAAAAGAAAGGCAATACCAGGTGTGAAGCAAATTCTTGTTGTAGCTTCAGGCAAGGGTGGTGTCGGCAAGTCTACAGTTGCTGTTAACATTGCTGTTGGGATGAAATGTGTGGAACCACAGAAGGAGGTTGCCTTGCTGGATGCTGACGTACATGGACCTTCAGTGCCTTTGATGATGAACTTGCATGAACGACCACTATTGACAGAAGATGGTTATTTCATACCTCTCATGAACCATGGTGTCAAATGTATGTCATCTGGTTTCTTGGCAGATGAAAAGTCACCTTTTGTGTGGCGGGGCCCGATGGTTATGAGTGCCATACAGCGTTTGCTTCGTGGTGTTGCGTGGGGTTCGGTAGATTATCTTATTATCGATACACCACCTGGCACTGGTGATGCACATCTATCACTGATTCAGAATGTACCGGTTTCTGGTGTTGTCTTGGTGACTACACCTCAGACTGCTGCTGTGCAG GTGACAGAGAGGGGTGCTCAGTTGTTTAAGAAACTTGAAGTGCCAATATGTGGTATTGTTGAGAATATGGCATCAGTTGTTTGTACAAATTGTCACTCCCATGTTCCACTCTGGGGTAGAAATAACAAAGCTGCAGAAGTGGCAAGTGATCTTGGAACTGAATTGCTTTGCAGTGTGCCCTTGTCACCTTCGATAGCAGAATGTACAGACTTTGGTGCACCCATTGTCATTAGTCACCCTGACAGTGAACAAGGTTCTACTTTCATTATGTTGGCCAAGAAGATCTCAGCTTTCctcagtacatctgaacatatacaaGAATAA
- the LOC126092132 gene encoding iron-sulfur protein NUBPL isoform X4, with amino-acid sequence MRRSAALKSVRVLLSAQTRDLYFRKQYSSLHDARQRELMAKGLPKRKAIPGVKQILVVASGKGGVGKSTVAVNIAVGMKCVEPQKEVALLDADVHGPSVPLMMNLHERPLLTEDGYFIPLMNHGVKCMSSGFLADEKSPFVWRGPMVMSAIQRLLRGVAWGSVDYLIIDTPPGTGDAHLSLIQNVPVSGVVLVTTPQTAAVQVTERGAQLFKKLEVPICGIVENMASVVCTNCHSHVPLWGRNNKAAEVASDLGTELLCSVPLSPSIAECTDFGAPIVISHPDSEQGSTFIMLAKKISAFLSTSEHIQE; translated from the exons ATGAGAAGAAGTGCAGCTTTGAAATCTGTGAGAGTATTATTGTCTGCACAGACAAGAGATCTATATTTTAGGAAACAGTACTCTTCCTTACACGATGCAAGACAGAGAGAATTAATGGCAAAAGGACTTCCCAAAAGAAAGGCAATACCAGGTGTGAAGCAAATTCTTGTTGTAGCTTCAGGCAAGGGTGGTGTCGGCAAGTCTACAGTTGCTGTTAACATTGCTGTTGGGATGAAATGTGTGGAACCACAGAAGGAGGTTGCCTTGCTGGATGCTGACGTACATGGACCTTCAGTGCCTTTGATGATGAACTTGCATGAACGACCACTATTGACAGAAGATGGTTATTTCATACCTCTCATGAACCATGGTGTCAAATGTATGTCATCTGGTTTCTTGGCAGATGAAAAGTCACCTTTTGTGTGGCGGGGCCCGATGGTTATGAGTGCCATACAGCGTTTGCTTCGTGGTGTTGCGTGGGGTTCGGTAGATTATCTTATTATCGATACACCACCTGGCACTGGTGATGCACATCTATCACTGATTCAGAATGTACCGGTTTCTGGTGTTGTCTTGGTGACTACACCTCAGACTGCTGCTGTGCAG GTGACAGAGAGGGGTGCTCAGTTGTTTAAGAAACTTGAAGTGCCAATATGTGGTATTGTTGAGAATATGGCATCAGTTGTTTGTACAAATTGTCACTCCCATGTTCCACTCTGGGGTAGAAATAACAAAGCTGCAGAAGTGGCAAGTGATCTTGGAACTGAATTGCTTTGCAGTGTGCCCTTGTCACCTTCGATAGCAGAATGTACAGACTTTGGTGCACCCATTGTCATTAGTCACCCTGACAGTGAACAAGGTTCTACTTTCATTATGTTGGCCAAGAAGATCTCAGCTTTCctcagtacatctgaacatatacaaGAATAA